In Colletotrichum destructivum chromosome 1, complete sequence, the sequence TGTTCGCATTCAGCCTGTTGACCAATACGGCAATACGACGACAACCCGATGCTGAATCGATGTCTCTGTCTCCTTTATCATCTCGCAATCTGCTTTGCCCAACTAAACCTCATTCTTTCCGACTTTGCGAACGCATCCGAAGTATCTTTACTTGAGCTTTCGTTATACTCTTGTGCTTTCCCCATATGTTCCAGCTGGTCCGAAGCCCAACCCCGGTCCTCAGTACAACACACCCCCAGTCCGCCTTAGTCCGCTCGGTTCGGGTCCGACACCATGCCCAAACATCGGAAATCCCGCCTCGGGTGCAGAGAGTGCAAAGAACGCAAAGTCAAGTGCAACGAATCGAAACCCATCTGTATTCGGTGTAAGGGCGTGGGGAGAGTCTGTTCATATCAAGAACTGGTCAGCAAGATtccgacgccgacatctcAAGCGTCGGCTACCTCGCCGCTTCCGTCATCCACGTCGGCTCCGAGTTTCCATCACGGCAGCATCCGAGGACGCGGATCAAACCTCGCTTCGTATCCGACTACGCCAGCTTCGAGTTCAgatgatgctgccgccgccgccgccgccacgcccATCGACCCGCGGCTACTCCCCGAATCGTTCTTCTCGGAGACCTTCAGCTTGTTCCACTTCGATCTACTTCTCCACTTCAGGGGCACGTTGACCGACGTCATGATCAGTGTGCAAAATGACATGGAACGCATGCTGCATCTGACATATGCCGAAGCCCTGAAAGCTCCCTACCTGATGGACCAAGtgctcgccttcgccgccgctcaCAGGAGCGTGGTGGcggttgaggaagaggcgagAGTCTTGTACCAAAATGAAGCAACCCAGCTGCAGGCCAGGGCCATAAGCaagctgggcctcggcggcgtgcaGGTCACGGAAGATAACATCATGGCCCTCTTCTGCTTTTCCCTCCTTATCGGCCAGCAGACACTTTTCGACGCCTTTTCTGCCGCCACGTCCATCCCGACCGTCCTTGACAAGCTCGTCCAGTGCCTCACGCTACATCACGGCATCCGTGTTATTGTGGCCGAGTCCATAGAGAAGTTTATGACGCTGCTGCAGAAGTACATGCCCCACGATCCCGTCTACGCGGTCGCGGATGTGACAAATTTGTCCCACGGCAGCGAGTGTGACAGTCTGCTCCGTCGCCTAGCGGATAGCGAGATGAACGAGCAGAACAGGGGTGTCTACGTCGAGGTTGTCAAGATACTGCAGTATCTCATTGACTCGGTGCGATCGGACGGCAAGCGCCGGTACATCGTCATTCAGGAGTGGCCGGTCCGCATATCCCAGGAATACATCGCGCTGTTGCAGCAGCGCAGGCCGGAAGCTCTCATCATTCTATCCTATTACGCCGTATTACTCCATTGGGCCAGGGCTTATTGGACTGTGGGGGACTCTGGGAGGTTTCTGATCGAGGCCACTTCCCGTCACCTTGGGTCTTATTGGGCAGACTGGCTCGAATGGCCCAACCAAGAATTGAGCGTAGGTATAGACGAGGGATCATGAGCTAGCATAGTTTATTTCACGACTTTGTCCCTTCCAAAACTCTTGTACACTATTCACTGGCATTCCTTTAATAACTTTGTTTGCGATGGCTGGAAAAGAGACCCTACAAGGTCCTCTATGGAGAGTGACGGAGAAGCAAAGAGTATTGCAATCGAATCAGGGGTCCCACAGGTTCCATTACAACTCGTTCCAACGTTGCGCCGACCTTTTGGTGCGATTCGCAACCGAAAGCCCTCCGGAGCAAGACCAACACCCTGCCTTGGAAGCGTCGCCGCAGTCCTGGTCAAAGACTGATGTCTGCGGGTACGGGCATAGGATCCGGTCGTGGGTCGTATTGCCCACAGTGATCTTTATCGGCGTCTTCTCAGGCGCGGTGCCGTTCTCGACCCAGTCACGAAGTTGCTGGAAGAGCCCGGCCGGCGAGccgctggcgccgccgaagcagTGGCCCAGGCCGGGGGCCTCGAAGTACCGATAGAAGTCGCGAACCTCTGGATCGACGTCGGCCACTGCGTTGTAGTAATCTTCAGTGCCACCTGGGGGAATTACGTTGTCGGCCTGCGAATTGCTTTCGTTAGCTCTTCCGGAGAGAGTAGAGAGTATAGATCCACTCCAGAATTGGGAGCAAAAGACTTACAAGTCCGTGGAAGGTTACCATTTTCCCGCCGGCAGCCTTGAAAGCTCTCAGGTCGGCGTCACTTGTTTCGATCATAGAAGCATATTGCTGAGTGCCCGAGTACGCGAGACTGTCAAATTCCTCCCTTGTGAGCTTTGTCATGTCTAAAGTTGCGTGCTTGGCCACGAATAGTTTAAACCACAAGGTACCGAGGTTACTGGGCGTTCCAGCACACCCCTTTTCGGTGCAGTCCGTTGCTGCAATACCTGGCTGGCCGAATGATCTCGGTGAGTTTCCGGTGAGGTCGGCTCCGGGCAAGATACCGTGGTAATCTTCCCTGCCATACCAGGTTGCGTTGACCAcagtggcggcggctttGGTAATGGTCTTCTGGGTTCCGTTCAGCTGGGCGCAGGCAGTGGGTTCTCCCACGACGGAGAAGGGGTCGAAAGTGTCGAAGCATTGCTTAACGTCggagacgacgccgtcgacaacaccatcaaGCTCGTCGCAAGCGGAGACAGCTGCGAGGGTAATGGCGTCTAGCTCGCACATAAAGGGCCACTCCCCGAGCTCGTTCATGACCTGCTGCGGCCACTGGACGAACGTGAAAAGCTTGTTCCAGTTGATCGCTGGCGCGCCGGCCGCGATTCCGTCAAAGGCAGTCGGGTAACGCTGGGCGAGCATGAGACCCTGGCGCCCACCCTGGGAGCAGCCGTTCCAGTAAGAGTACTTCGGGGCTTGACCGTAAAAGTTCTTGATCAACGACTTTCCGATGATTGCCTGAGAACGGCAATGTCAGTAAGACGTTCGAGAGGATGCTATCCTGAACACTGGTGGGATAGGATAGGGTAGAGGAGCATAGTACTGATGCGCCATACCTGCTCGTTGAGGGAGACGGAACCCAGATTCTGTAGATTGTAAAGGTTGACGTTGCCAGGGCTTGTCTGAGCCCACTGACTGGGCTCCACCGACGAACCAAGCCCGGCGTCAGTAGTGATCGTTGCATAGCCATCGGCCAGGGCACCCTGCATGGCATTGTAGCTCAGGAAGAAGCGGCCTGCGACccaacctcctccacctACGGCAAGGAAACGCTCATTCCATTCCGTCGGCAGCCAGGCCTCTACTACGATGCTGTCGCTCTGCCCAGGATGAGTGTATGTAACGGTAACGTTGCAGAAGGTCGCGTTCTGGAGCTGgacggacggcgaggtgTAGCGGTAGGCTTCAGGGACTGATGCGCTGTAGTTGGTGACCAAGTTTGCTTCCAGGGACTGGATCTCGGTTCCGTAAACAAATGGGTTGAAGGCGCTAGGGACGCAAGTCTGCGCAAGGGAGAGGGCCATTGTCAAACGACGATCTACAGCTCCAAAAGGAATAGACAAAGAAACTGGTATTGATCCAAAAAGCGCGATGTGCTGTGGATGGCTGGGTGGTGCATCATAGCCCCTTCAGGCGCGGACAGGAGCGCTTTATATCATACGAGCACAGGACGGACCACTACGTAGGAAGAATACTTCTGTCATCGACGTGGATTTCTACACGCGTAGCGGCATCCAAGAGCAGTCTGCTCCGACTGCATCTGAGGGCAGCCCTGTACTAGTGTTGATCTCGGCTGGCGTCCTCGGACACAGTGTTATGCGATTGGTCGCGGACATGCTCTACGATGGGGCTTGCGCCACTTGCTCGGGACTGCAAACGCGCGTGGGTGAAGGCCACGGGAGGATCGAAATAAGGAATTTGAGATTACAATCGAGATCGGTCCCGTAAACTATACTGCCTTCTCACGCTTCAAACCCGTAAGTCAAGCTAGAATTTGCGCTGCCAATACTTGGCTCTGTGATGCCTGTGTCCGGGACGTCTTCTGACTTTGAGGTCGGGGTTGCCGAACCCGCGGGCCTAGCAAGTGAAGCAACGGTTACCGCGGTCTATCGATGCTAATTGTATTATAAGAACAGGCCCCCTTTACCACCGGGAAATAAGTCTCTGGCTTGGCTAGCTGAAATGTGACGATGGACTTGATCCTCTGCCTAAATCCCATAGTCGGTGCACCGCGCCACATGGTGTCATTTGAAGAAATGACGCTGGAAATGCTTCCGACACCCGAAATTAGACTGTAAATATTCAAAGACTGTTTTAGTTGAACAGGACCTCTTTCCGCCCTCGACAGATATCATTCTGGTTGTAAGAGAAACCATTCTCATTGTCTTGAAGCTCCCGCGACATGGACAACAATCTTCCCCTTGGCGTGACCCTCCCTCAGCTTGCTGTAGGCGGCCGGGACGTCTTCGAACGCAAACGATGAATCAATGACGGCCCTTGCTTTCCCCTCCGCCATCCAGTCCCCAATGCGCCGGAAAGTCTCGGCAGTGTTGTCCATCTGAACGAAGTAGAACGGCTTTCCGCCCAGGAAGGAAGGACGCAGTAGCTTGCACACATCGGAGAATAGCccggagagggagagagccTCCCCGACACCCACCGAGGAAAAGGTGCCGCCGGGTTTAAGGATGGTGCTGCTGATGTCGTAGAGCGCCGAGGTGCCCCCCACGTTGTCAATCACCAGGTCGAAGACCTTCCCTCTGCTCTTCAGCTCGGCCACCACATCCCGAGTCCTGTAATCGAtcacctcgtcggcgcccagctGGCGGCAGAGGTTAATGTTCTTGGCGGAACATGTCGTGACGACTTCGACCCCAAGGGCTTTGGCCATCTGTATCGTCCATGTCCCCGTGcctccgctgccgccgttgacgaagaTCTTCCCCCCAGCCTTCAAGGTATCTGGCATCAGAGACCGGTACGCCGTCGTGGCAGCCGTACCGACAGCGGAGGCCTGATCGGGGTCGATGCCCGCCGGCAGGGGGGTGCAGTTTGCGCCCgagatgatgatgtattCCGCCAAGGTGCCTCTCTGGCTCGGGCCAGGGTAGCCTCCGAAAACGATCTGCCCGGCTTTGAACGCGTCGTTGGAAGGGTGCGTGGCCACGACGCGGCCGCAGAAGTCCAAGCCCGGGGTCGCTGGGCGGGTGATCACCAAGCGGCCGAGTAGAGTGGACACGGGTAATTTGTAGTCGACCGGGTTGAGCGATGCGCTGATGATTTCGATGATGAGCTCGTCTTTGCTAAGAGATGACTTCTGAGGGGCCGGCGTGTCTTCTTTGAGCGTCAGGCAGTCCTCCAGCCTTCCGTTGATGGCGGAGTACTGCCAGCTTCTCATGGTCTCCCGCATTTTCGTCGCTTTTCTTGTTGGTATGTGTCGTTGTAGAGATGGACGTTCACCGAGGATCGCGGGTGTTTTGCACAAGCTAGGTGAATTTTTTGTCTCCTTTTTTCCACAGACTACTCACATGATGCATAGATATACATTCCCACTTGACTACATGTGATCTGAAGTTAATGCTGATAAATCAGATGAAATGCATACTGACAACTCCGCAAGTTGACCGGTGCTCAAGGCGGGGGTTGCGGAGCGGAGTTCGATCCTGTGTTGCAGAAGCGATGGTCGGAATTCCGCTCGGAATTCACTACCCACGCCTCAAGGAGATGATTTTCGTCGTCTGAGATGGTGTGTTTGAGAGAATCTCTAAACTGTTGTTTAAATTGGTATTGCCGAGTGAGACGCTATGGCTTCGCATAGTAACATGAATATCCCTAGAACCCGGTTGCCATAACTAAACAAATGTCCTTACATTGCGGCTAGTACTTAGCAGTCTTTCTTAGGGCAGTGAACTGATTTCACATGGATGCGAGCGAGACCAGCAAATGATACTGGCTGTACTAAGGACAAATAATCAAGAAAACCCAGGGATAAGACTGATTGGTTAATTGAAAAAAACACTGATTTCTGCCCTAGCGTCATGAAAACCCCGTGTCGTACAGCTGTCTCGATCAAGTGTCGTTGAAGACTTTTGAATTATTTTTTTGAAATATCTCCGGCTATGTCAGCGAGACAACCCTCACATTACTCATTTACTCTCATGGCTCCTTGGCTATATATACATGTGTAAGGGAATAAAGAAACCAGACGCTGAACACCTGCACCAGACAATACCGACTGACTGCATCATTAACCATCTCattccccgccgccgccgccatcaccgccacaaccaccaccatcgccgccaccaccaccgccgccgtcgccactGCAGGCAGACCCTTCGAACGGGATGTACATGCCGTCATAGACACAATAGACTCCCTTTGTGTACCGATTCCTCCCTTTCACCGGGTTCAGGCCACCGAGGATCCACTTCGCCTTGACCCGCGCCGAATGGCCCGCCGGGACCACCGCAGCGTCGGCGATGTAGTCTCCCATACCCGCATCGTCCATGGTGGAGTACTCGGGACAATCCTCGTGGTACTTCTTCCTCCACTCGAGCCTCGTTTCCGCGAGggttctcctcgccgccgtggccgaggtcgatggcTCGTAGTCGATGAGCCTCCGGGTGACCGCGAAGCTCCAGGTCCAGTAGCTGGCGGGGTACAGCCGGTGCGTGTGCCagagcaggtcgacgaccAGATTGGGGGGCACGAACTCGCGGTTCCCGGAGTATCTAGCCCTCTCCTCATCGCGGTAGAGCGTGTCCATGTCGAGCGCCAAGTTGCTGGCAGCGGAGGACTTGTCCGGGGGTCGTGCGAGTAGCTTGATGAACCGCTCGTAATCCTCGACAGACTCGCCGACGATGGTATCAAAGTCCTTTTGCGTATCTCGTGCATGGATTACGGCTTTCCAGAACGCGATCTGCCTGTCCAGCGTGGCGCGGAGGTCCCGGAGATCCGGCCAAATGGTCAACTCGCACTGTTGCCCGAACCTGTGGTGTACGCCCATGTTCAAGCACGTCTCCAATCTCCTGCCGGTCCTAACCTCTGTCCAATCAGACAGACTCCACCTGTCTTTCCAAAAAGGTCTGCAGAGCGTTCCATCGAGGCTGTACATGACGATAGGAGGGTCCTCCCCGATTTGGCTGCTCGGCTTCGGTGCAGACAGCATGGAGAGTATGCTCGAACGCCTTCTGTCTTCCCAAGGAGGATATCGCCAAAGTTGGAAGGGAAGCTCCGGGCCgattttcttcttgttgaaAAACTGCCAtttcttctcggccttcttgtcGGACCACCCGCCAGAGTTGATAAGGGCCAACAGCCGTGTAGCGGGAAACTGGTGATGATTCAATCCATAAGCCCTGTGCTTGCCGTCCCATAAATGGCGGTGGAATCTTGTGGGTGATAGAAGATGGCAGTACCAGATAATCGCAACGTCCCTAGGTCACGATCAGCATCGTACTTTGGACACACGACGACTTCGCTTACCAGGGCGGCGGGAAATCATTTGGCGATTCTCCGCTGAAGTCGAGGAACCGAAGGTAGCATGTGTACCGCCATTCCGAGAGTGTCAGAGCTTCGTCATGAATGTTGCCACGCTCGTCTTGTTTAAAGTACGGGAGAAGCTTCAGAAATATCTCGACGATCTCAATGTGTCTCTGTCTAATTGTCAGTACACATTCATCATCACCTTGAGCTCTTTTGAGCACAGCGTCttacagcagcagcggcctGGAGCAAAATCTTGGGCTTGTCCTTTGCCCATGGGTTCTCGAAAACGGTGACGGGAGGAGCCATCATGCGCTTGCTTGGTCGTCAACTTGTTCGTTGGTTGCCGGTATCGATGTCTGCATCGCTTTGTCGATGATTTGACGATTTCCATCCATCTTTAAAGCTTCCATGCATGAGCGACCGACCCATGAGACCTGCAGGGAGCCTCGTGAACGAAACACAACGTGCCAAGTCGGATAGAGGCTGGGACAAGGTGGCGCATATTCCGCCCGATTTGATGTTGTGTGCGCCTTACAGACGCATCCGCTAAGCCCAGATTCAACTAGCCGCGCTGTCAATCACACTCATCCGAGCACCGCGGTAAGTCGACTGGGTTTAGCGTCCAAGACCCTGGCAGGCCGCTTTGCACGTAGTGAGCCGGTTCACGTCATGCGCCTAGAAATGGACTTGGAGGGGTTGAAAGACGGCGAGGCAGATTTGCTCGCCTTGCTTTCGTTCCACGCGTGGTTTTCAGGTCCAGGAATGTCTCGCCCAGGCCCCTCCACCCTCTGCGCCTCGCACTGCGTGCCGATTCAGCTTGTCGATCACAAACCTCAGAGTAGCTGTTCATCGTCCCGGTGATGAAAATAGTTGGTATGTATGCTGCTCTCCTTTGCCAGACTGCACTGCCTCCTACTTCACCGACATTACAGCGGCCATTCGGTGGAATCGACACTGGGAGTTTTCCCGGCTCGTCACGGCCTAGCCGATGGGGTGAGCTGGGTGACGCCGTGGTAATACGATGAACTGTCAACAGTCACGGATATCGCTGATCTCAAACTACTTCAAACAGGTGTGTGTCATCAGCGAGGATTCATTTTTGCTGCAAGGAGTTGATGAAGGCGGTTCACACGACGCAAATCCGTCTTCAAAAGCCGAGTGCTGTCTccgtcggcgacctgctTGAGCCTTGAAGTGGACGTGAGGTTGAGCCATGTTGGCGCAAGGACGAAACTTTGCGTCCAAGGGCATGAGCCCAATTGTCGACAAACAGGCAAAAGTATTCACGCAACCAGTATCCATTGGCCTACGGGTCAAGTTCATTTGTCCAGTTCGAAATTGATTTGGAACCAGAAGTTCCACTTCTGGGTCTTGCGAGTGTCGCTCCAATCGAAAGATTCCACATAATGCCTCTCAAACCCCTCGAATTCATATGGGATAGAAGACACAATATCCGCATGGGGGGCTTCGTCCATCAGGAAGTAGAAGGGTCTCGGTTCTTCAAATGTCACTGC encodes:
- a CDS encoding Putative zn(2)Cys(6) fungal-type DNA-binding domain-containing protein → MPKHRKSRLGCRECKERKVKCNESKPICIRCKGVGRVCSYQELVSKIPTPTSQASATSPLPSSTSAPSFHHGSIRGRGSNLASYPTTPASSSDDAAAAAAATPIDPRLLPESFFSETFSLFHFDLLLHFRGTLTDVMISVQNDMERMLHLTYAEALKAPYLMDQVLAFAAAHRSVVAVEEEARVLYQNEATQLQARAISKLGLGGVQVTEDNIMALFCFSLLIGQQTLFDAFSAATSIPTVLDKLVQCLTLHHGIRVIVAESIEKFMTLLQKYMPHDPVYAVADVTNLSHGSECDSLLRRLADSEMNEQNRGVYVEVVKILQYLIDSVRSDGKRRYIVIQEWPVRISQEYIALLQQRRPEALIILSYYAVLLHWARAYWTVGDSGRFLIEATSRHLGSYWADWLEWPNQELSVGIDEGS
- a CDS encoding Putative tannase/feruloyl esterase, alpha/Beta hydrolase, which codes for MALSLAQTCVPSAFNPFVYGTEIQSLEANLVTNYSASVPEAYRYTSPSVQLQNATFCNVTVTYTHPGQSDSIVVEAWLPTEWNERFLAVGGGGWVAGRFFLSYNAMQGALADGYATITTDAGLGSSVEPSQWAQTSPGNVNLYNLQNLGSVSLNEQAIIGKSLIKNFYGQAPKYSYWNGCSQGGRQGLMLAQRYPTAFDGIAAGAPAINWNKLFTFVQWPQQVMNELGEWPFMCELDAITLAAVSACDELDGVVDGVVSDVKQCFDTFDPFSVVGEPTACAQLNGTQKTITKAAATVVNATWYGREDYHGILPGADLTGNSPRSFGQPGIAATDCTEKGCAGTPSNLGTLWFKLFVAKHATLDMTKLTREEFDSLAYSGTQQYASMIETSDADLRAFKAAGGKMVTFHGLADNVIPPGGTEDYYNAVADVDPEVRDFYRYFEAPGLGHCFGGASGSPAGLFQQLRDWVENGTAPEKTPIKITVGNTTHDRILCPYPQTSVFDQDCGDASKAGCWSCSGGLSVANRTKRSAQRWNEL
- a CDS encoding Putative GroES-like superfamily, polyketide synthase, enoylreductase domain-containing protein, with the protein product MRETMRSWQYSAINGRLEDCLTLKEDTPAPQKSSLSKDELIIEIISASLNPVDYKLPVSTLLGRLVITRPATPGLDFCGRVVATHPSNDAFKAGQIVFGGYPGPSQRGTLAEYIIISGANCTPLPAGIDPDQASAVGTAATTAYRSLMPDTLKAGGKIFVNGGSGGTGTWTIQMAKALGVEVVTTCSAKNINLCRQLGADEVIDYRTRDVVAELKSRGKVFDLVIDNVGGTSALYDISSTILKPGGTFSSVGVGEALSLSGLFSDVCKLLRPSFLGGKPFYFVQMDNTAETFRRIGDWMAEGKARAVIDSSFAFEDVPAAYSKLREGHAKGKIVVHVAGASRQ
- a CDS encoding Putative Glycine-rich domain-containing protein, which encodes MMAPPVTVFENPWAKDKPKILLQAAAARHIEIVEIFLKLLPYFKQDERGNIHDEALTLSEWRYTCYLRFLDFSGESPNDFPPPWDVAIIWYCHLLSPTRFHRHLWDGKHRAYGLNHHQFPATRLLALINSGGWSDKKAEKKWQFFNKKKIGPELPFQLWRYPPWEDRRRSSILSMLSAPKPSSQIGEDPPIVMYSLDGTLCRPFWKDRWSLSDWTEVRTGRRLETCLNMGVHHRFGQQCELTIWPDLRDLRATLDRQIAFWKAVIHARDTQKDFDTIVGESVEDYERFIKLLARPPDKSSAASNLALDMDTLYRDEERARYSGNREFVPPNLVVDLLWHTHRLYPASYWTWSFAVTRRLIDYEPSTSATAARRTLAETRLEWRKKYHEDCPEYSTMDDAGMGDYIADAAVVPAGHSARVKAKWILGGLNPVKGRNRYTKGVYCVYDGMYIPFEGSACSGDGGGGGGGDGGGCGGDGGGGGE